The Triticum aestivum cultivar Chinese Spring chromosome 3A, IWGSC CS RefSeq v2.1, whole genome shotgun sequence genome includes a region encoding these proteins:
- the LOC123060130 gene encoding receptor-like protein kinase FERONIA isoform X2 yields MVLPTLPVTLTFLTLLALLSIAKAADNNSTTSGLILLNCGESTQDDDDGGRSWDGDTGSIFAPSMKGDAAIALDAVFGVTARNLVLLKDFNALQTAQAITSAYLVREFSVNVSSGSLDLTFAPSAHQYGSYAFVNGIEIVPTPDIFATPDIRFVSGDNTSPFTFDADMSLQTMYRLNVGGPAISPKGDSGFYRSWANDAPYILGGFGLTFWKNDNLTISYTSRVPNYTAPVDVYGTARSMGPTAQINLNYNLTWILPVDAGFFYLLRFHFCEIKYPITKVNQRSFFIYINNQTAQEQMDVIFRSGGIGRPTYTEYVIMAIGSGQVDMWIALHPDLSSKPQYSDAILNGLEVFKLQNYGPSNLAGLNPPLPQKPDVNPNRLSSGERKTKGGIQATIGGTAGGFALLLIALFSMCVIYRRKKAAKSPGKTDYGHVKHPTKCIKSTCDLVRHFSFAKIQVATKDFDEALIIGRGGFGNVYIGDIDGGTKVAIKRCDQKSQQGFHEFQTEIEMLCNFRHRHLVSLIGYCEEKNEMILVYDYMAHGTLREHLYNTRNPPLPWQQRLEICIGAARGLHYLHTGVEQGIIHRDVKTTNILLDDRLMAKVSDFGLFKASPDIGNTHMSTAVKGTFGYLDLEYFRQQRLTKKSDVYSFGVVLFETLCARPVINTELPYEQVSLRDWVVSCRKKGVLEEIVDPCVKEEITLECFRIFAEIAEKCVADRSIDRPSMGDVLWNLEVALQLQDSASYNTSCAEGASSLQISGVHSGKPSTNSTISVAAQEAIFSDIAHPEGR; encoded by the exons ATGGTGCTCCCAACCTTACCGGTTACCCTCACATTCCTCACACTGTTAGCCCTCTTGTCGATTGCCAAGGCGGCTGATAACAACTCCACAACCTCTGGCCTCATCCTCCTAAACTGCGGAGAATCTACCCAAGACGATGATGATGGTGGTCGTTCTTGGGATGGGGACACCGGCTCCATATTCGCGCCATCAATGAAAGGAGATGCAGCCATTGCTTTAG ATGCCGTCTTCGGAGTCACGGCACGGAATCTTGTCCTCTTAAAAGACTTCAATGCTTTGCAAACAGCTCAGGCGATCACTTCTGCCTACCTTGTGCGTGAATTCTCGGTGAATGTTTCTTCAGGCAGCTTGGACCTCACCTTTGCACCATCAGCACATCAGTATGGGTCTTATGCATTTGTGAATGGCATTGAGATTGTGCCCACGCCTGACATCTTCGCAACACCTGACATAAGATTTGTCAGCGGTGATAACACATCTCCATTCACATTCGACGCTGACATGAGCCTCCAGACTATGTACCGGCTCAATGTTGGGGGCCCAGCCATTTCCCCGAAAGGTGACTCGGGCTTTTACCGCTCATGGGCCAATGATGCCCCATACATACTTGGTGGCTTTGGGTTGACCTTTTGGAAAAATGATAATTTGACTATCAGTTATACATCTagagtgccgaattacaccgccccAGTTGATGTCTATGGTACAGCTCGGTCCATGGGGCCAACTGCACAGATCAACCTGAACTACAACCTTACATGGATTTTACCGGTTGATGCGGGTTTCTTTTACCTCCTAAGGTTTCATTTCTGTGAGATTAAGTATCCTATTACCAAGGTGAATCAGAGGTCGTTCTTCATCTACATCAACAACCAGACAGCGCAGGAGCAAATGGATGTCATCTTCCGGAGCGGAGGAATCGGTAGACCAACATACACTGAATATGTTATCATGGCTATTGGTTCTGGTCAGGTGGACATGTGGATTGCACTTCACCCTGATCTTTCAAGTAAACCACAGTATTCTGATGCAATACTGAATGGTCTCGAGGTCTTCAAGCTACAGAATTACGGACCGAGCAATCTTGCTGGGCTCAATCCTCCACTTCCGCAAAAGCCTGATGTGAATCCTAATAGGCTATCTAGCGGTGAAAGAAAAACCAAAGGTGGCATACAAGCAACCATCGGTGGTACTGCTGGTGGTTTTGCTTTATTGTTGATTGCCCTTTTCAGCATGTGTGTTATCTACAGACGGAAGAAGGCAGCGAAGAGTCCCGGCAAGACCGACTATGGACATGTGAAGCATCCAACTAAATGCATAAAGTCTACATGTGATCTTGTACGTCATTTCTCATTTGCTAAAATTCAAGTTGCCACCAAAGACTTTGATGAAGCACTTATCATCGGCAGAGGCGGTTTCGGGAATGTCTACATCGGCGATATAGATGGAGGGACAAAGGTGGCGATCAAGCGATGTGACCAGAAATCCCAACAAGGCTTTCATGAGTTCCAGACTGAAATCGAGATGCTGTGCAATTTCCGCCATCGCCACCTTGTGTCTCTGATTGGCTATTGTGAGGAGAAGAATGAGATGATTCTGGTGTATGACTACATGGCTCATGGAACACTGCGTGAGCATTTGTACAACACCAGGAACCCACCACTGCCGTGGCAGCAGCGCCTTGAGATTTGCATCGGTGCAGCCCGAGGACTGCATTACCTCCACACCGGCGTAGAGCAAGGAATCATCCACCGTGACGTCAAGACCACCAACATCCTACTGGATGATAGGTTAATGGCAAAGGTTTCCGACTTCGGTTTGTTTAAGGCTAGTCCAGACATTGGCAACACCCACATGAGCACTGCTGTTAAGGGCACCTTTGGATATCTTGATCTGGAGTACTTCCGGCAGCAGCGTCTCACCAAAAAATCAGATGTGTACTCCTTCGGGGTTGTGTTGTTTGAGACCCTGTGTGCGCGCCCTGTGATAAATACTGAGCTCCCTTATGAGCAAGTGAGCTTGCGTGACTGGGTGGTATCTTGCCGAAAGAAAGGTGTACTCGAGGAGATTGTTGACCCCTgtgttaaggaggaaatcacccttgagTGCTTCAGGATATTTGCAGAGATAGCGGAGAAATGCGTTGCTGATCGTAGCATAGATAGGCCATCAATGGGTGATGTACTTTGGAACCTTGAGGTCGCACTCCAGCTTCAGGATAGTGCAAGCTACAACACCAGCTGTGCTGAGGGTGCATCATCTCTTCAGATCAGCGGAGTGCATTCAGGCAAACCATCAACCAACTCAACAATTAGCGTTGCAGCACAGGAAGCCATATTTTCAGATATTGCACATCCAGAAGGCCGATAA
- the LOC123060130 gene encoding receptor-like protein kinase FERONIA isoform X1: MVLPTLPVTLTFLTLLALLSIAKAADNNSTTSGLILLNCGESTQDDDDGGRSWDGDTGSIFAPSMKGDAAIALGQPPSLTPRVPYTTARIFTSNYTYSFPVSPGRMFLRLYFLSTAYEYYAVSDAVFGVTARNLVLLKDFNALQTAQAITSAYLVREFSVNVSSGSLDLTFAPSAHQYGSYAFVNGIEIVPTPDIFATPDIRFVSGDNTSPFTFDADMSLQTMYRLNVGGPAISPKGDSGFYRSWANDAPYILGGFGLTFWKNDNLTISYTSRVPNYTAPVDVYGTARSMGPTAQINLNYNLTWILPVDAGFFYLLRFHFCEIKYPITKVNQRSFFIYINNQTAQEQMDVIFRSGGIGRPTYTEYVIMAIGSGQVDMWIALHPDLSSKPQYSDAILNGLEVFKLQNYGPSNLAGLNPPLPQKPDVNPNRLSSGERKTKGGIQATIGGTAGGFALLLIALFSMCVIYRRKKAAKSPGKTDYGHVKHPTKCIKSTCDLVRHFSFAKIQVATKDFDEALIIGRGGFGNVYIGDIDGGTKVAIKRCDQKSQQGFHEFQTEIEMLCNFRHRHLVSLIGYCEEKNEMILVYDYMAHGTLREHLYNTRNPPLPWQQRLEICIGAARGLHYLHTGVEQGIIHRDVKTTNILLDDRLMAKVSDFGLFKASPDIGNTHMSTAVKGTFGYLDLEYFRQQRLTKKSDVYSFGVVLFETLCARPVINTELPYEQVSLRDWVVSCRKKGVLEEIVDPCVKEEITLECFRIFAEIAEKCVADRSIDRPSMGDVLWNLEVALQLQDSASYNTSCAEGASSLQISGVHSGKPSTNSTISVAAQEAIFSDIAHPEGR, from the coding sequence ATGGTGCTCCCAACCTTACCGGTTACCCTCACATTCCTCACACTGTTAGCCCTCTTGTCGATTGCCAAGGCGGCTGATAACAACTCCACAACCTCTGGCCTCATCCTCCTAAACTGCGGAGAATCTACCCAAGACGATGATGATGGTGGTCGTTCTTGGGATGGGGACACCGGCTCCATATTCGCGCCATCAATGAAAGGAGATGCAGCCATTGCTTTAGGTCAACCCCCTTCACTCACCCCCAGGGTTCCTTATACAACTGCACGCATCTTTACTTCAAATTACACCTATTCCTTCCCTGTCAGTCCAGGCCGAATGTTCTTACGCCTATACTTCCTTTCAACTGCTTACGAATACTATGCTGTCTCAGATGCCGTCTTCGGAGTCACGGCACGGAATCTTGTCCTCTTAAAAGACTTCAATGCTTTGCAAACAGCTCAGGCGATCACTTCTGCCTACCTTGTGCGTGAATTCTCGGTGAATGTTTCTTCAGGCAGCTTGGACCTCACCTTTGCACCATCAGCACATCAGTATGGGTCTTATGCATTTGTGAATGGCATTGAGATTGTGCCCACGCCTGACATCTTCGCAACACCTGACATAAGATTTGTCAGCGGTGATAACACATCTCCATTCACATTCGACGCTGACATGAGCCTCCAGACTATGTACCGGCTCAATGTTGGGGGCCCAGCCATTTCCCCGAAAGGTGACTCGGGCTTTTACCGCTCATGGGCCAATGATGCCCCATACATACTTGGTGGCTTTGGGTTGACCTTTTGGAAAAATGATAATTTGACTATCAGTTATACATCTagagtgccgaattacaccgccccAGTTGATGTCTATGGTACAGCTCGGTCCATGGGGCCAACTGCACAGATCAACCTGAACTACAACCTTACATGGATTTTACCGGTTGATGCGGGTTTCTTTTACCTCCTAAGGTTTCATTTCTGTGAGATTAAGTATCCTATTACCAAGGTGAATCAGAGGTCGTTCTTCATCTACATCAACAACCAGACAGCGCAGGAGCAAATGGATGTCATCTTCCGGAGCGGAGGAATCGGTAGACCAACATACACTGAATATGTTATCATGGCTATTGGTTCTGGTCAGGTGGACATGTGGATTGCACTTCACCCTGATCTTTCAAGTAAACCACAGTATTCTGATGCAATACTGAATGGTCTCGAGGTCTTCAAGCTACAGAATTACGGACCGAGCAATCTTGCTGGGCTCAATCCTCCACTTCCGCAAAAGCCTGATGTGAATCCTAATAGGCTATCTAGCGGTGAAAGAAAAACCAAAGGTGGCATACAAGCAACCATCGGTGGTACTGCTGGTGGTTTTGCTTTATTGTTGATTGCCCTTTTCAGCATGTGTGTTATCTACAGACGGAAGAAGGCAGCGAAGAGTCCCGGCAAGACCGACTATGGACATGTGAAGCATCCAACTAAATGCATAAAGTCTACATGTGATCTTGTACGTCATTTCTCATTTGCTAAAATTCAAGTTGCCACCAAAGACTTTGATGAAGCACTTATCATCGGCAGAGGCGGTTTCGGGAATGTCTACATCGGCGATATAGATGGAGGGACAAAGGTGGCGATCAAGCGATGTGACCAGAAATCCCAACAAGGCTTTCATGAGTTCCAGACTGAAATCGAGATGCTGTGCAATTTCCGCCATCGCCACCTTGTGTCTCTGATTGGCTATTGTGAGGAGAAGAATGAGATGATTCTGGTGTATGACTACATGGCTCATGGAACACTGCGTGAGCATTTGTACAACACCAGGAACCCACCACTGCCGTGGCAGCAGCGCCTTGAGATTTGCATCGGTGCAGCCCGAGGACTGCATTACCTCCACACCGGCGTAGAGCAAGGAATCATCCACCGTGACGTCAAGACCACCAACATCCTACTGGATGATAGGTTAATGGCAAAGGTTTCCGACTTCGGTTTGTTTAAGGCTAGTCCAGACATTGGCAACACCCACATGAGCACTGCTGTTAAGGGCACCTTTGGATATCTTGATCTGGAGTACTTCCGGCAGCAGCGTCTCACCAAAAAATCAGATGTGTACTCCTTCGGGGTTGTGTTGTTTGAGACCCTGTGTGCGCGCCCTGTGATAAATACTGAGCTCCCTTATGAGCAAGTGAGCTTGCGTGACTGGGTGGTATCTTGCCGAAAGAAAGGTGTACTCGAGGAGATTGTTGACCCCTgtgttaaggaggaaatcacccttgagTGCTTCAGGATATTTGCAGAGATAGCGGAGAAATGCGTTGCTGATCGTAGCATAGATAGGCCATCAATGGGTGATGTACTTTGGAACCTTGAGGTCGCACTCCAGCTTCAGGATAGTGCAAGCTACAACACCAGCTGTGCTGAGGGTGCATCATCTCTTCAGATCAGCGGAGTGCATTCAGGCAAACCATCAACCAACTCAACAATTAGCGTTGCAGCACAGGAAGCCATATTTTCAGATATTGCACATCCAGAAGGCCGATAA